A genomic stretch from Prochlorococcus marinus str. MIT 9312 includes:
- a CDS encoding polysaccharide biosynthesis/export family protein encodes MLLQNNFKNIGLRVISFKSKSTLGFFIYFLFSVFIFDASKAEINFPKTKNNQIEIEYLDSRNELEDYIIDTGDSIYLEFYPAKELNGIFPVSKEGELYLPRLNETFVRGLTTSELKKLLEKRYSEFLIEPDIKVRIAVFKSIRVLVKGELRNPGFYKFPSYRSSSFIKIDKNNNSDLDLLIDNNEQLRIGQISQLNNQSSNNIMVKRPSKNLFSISDVIRNAGGITSLTDLSRIEIIRDVPLGKGGGKKRAIVDFNAFVNKSDPTNDIRIFDGDTLFFPKLSKKDIDQIPKSILSGISPRFISVSLFGRVESPGVVKVPLEAALSDAIDLTGPIKPLSGKIVLIRYEQDGTVIKKNISYSASAKRGSKRNPFLKENDLIAVKNSILGKTTAFLKEVTAPFVGIYSTKQTIEGFTD; translated from the coding sequence TTGCTACTCCAAAACAATTTTAAGAATATAGGTTTAAGGGTTATCTCTTTTAAGAGTAAATCGACTTTAGGGTTTTTTATATATTTTTTATTCTCAGTTTTTATATTTGATGCATCTAAAGCAGAAATTAATTTTCCAAAAACAAAAAATAATCAAATAGAAATTGAGTACTTAGATTCAAGAAATGAATTAGAGGATTATATTATTGATACTGGCGATTCAATTTATTTAGAATTCTATCCTGCTAAAGAATTAAATGGAATTTTTCCTGTTAGTAAAGAGGGAGAATTATATTTACCTAGGCTAAATGAAACTTTTGTAAGAGGATTGACTACTTCCGAGTTGAAAAAATTATTAGAAAAAAGATACTCTGAATTTCTTATTGAGCCAGATATAAAAGTAAGAATCGCAGTTTTCAAGAGTATTAGAGTATTAGTTAAAGGTGAGTTAAGAAATCCCGGTTTTTATAAATTCCCTTCTTATCGCTCATCTTCATTTATAAAGATCGATAAAAATAATAATTCTGATCTTGATTTATTGATAGACAATAATGAGCAATTGAGAATAGGTCAAATTTCACAATTAAATAATCAATCTTCTAATAATATAATGGTTAAAAGACCTAGTAAAAATCTTTTTTCCATTTCTGATGTTATTAGAAATGCTGGTGGTATAACATCCTTAACTGATTTATCTCGAATTGAAATTATTAGAGATGTACCTCTTGGAAAAGGTGGAGGGAAAAAGAGAGCAATTGTTGATTTTAATGCCTTTGTAAACAAATCTGATCCTACAAACGATATACGTATATTTGATGGAGATACTTTGTTTTTCCCTAAGTTAAGTAAGAAGGATATAGATCAAATACCGAAATCCATTTTATCGGGTATTTCTCCAAGGTTTATTAGCGTAAGTCTTTTTGGTAGAGTCGAAAGTCCTGGAGTTGTAAAAGTTCCACTTGAAGCTGCATTATCAGATGCGATTGATCTTACTGGACCAATCAAACCTCTCTCTGGAAAAATTGTTCTTATAAGGTACGAGCAAGATGGGACAGTAATAAAGAAAAATATTTCATATTCAGCAAGTGCTAAAAGAGGCTCTAAAAGGAATCCTTTTTTAAAAGAAAATGATTTAATAGCTGTTAAAAATAGTATTTTAGGAAAAACAACCGCTTTTCTTAAAGAAGTTACAGCTCCATTTGTGGGTATTTATTCAACTAAACAGACAATTGAAGGTTTCACAGATTAA
- a CDS encoding bifunctional riboflavin kinase/FAD synthetase, whose amino-acid sequence MISLISPSEVKNPTSIAIGSFDGLHAGHRKLIESVIEENQYTPTIASFWPHPREILYKETRLRLDLPEEKLPILEDLGIEQLVLIPFDKKLSNLSAESFVRDILINQLQAKNIFVGANFKFGYRRSGDVNTIKNTIKNMDIKLKITPILEDNEGRISSSRIRDLLLNGDLKNAYKILNRPYSFNGNVVRGKGIGKRIGWPTANLEIDGRKFLPGEGVYAAWTIIENSNQKIPSVMNLGSQPTINPLLPSAVEVHLINKNMNLYGLNLSVEPVEKLRSQIQFQNVDQLSNQIKEDRDYALKVFKNHKK is encoded by the coding sequence TTGATCTCTTTAATATCACCATCTGAAGTTAAGAATCCTACTTCAATAGCAATTGGAAGTTTTGATGGCCTACATGCTGGTCACAGAAAATTAATCGAGAGCGTTATTGAAGAAAATCAATATACCCCAACAATTGCGAGCTTCTGGCCTCATCCTAGAGAAATTTTATACAAAGAGACACGCCTTAGGCTTGATCTCCCCGAAGAAAAACTTCCTATTCTTGAAGATCTCGGGATTGAACAATTAGTTCTAATCCCTTTTGATAAGAAACTATCTAATTTAAGTGCTGAAAGTTTTGTAAGAGATATTTTGATAAATCAATTACAAGCAAAAAATATTTTTGTAGGTGCTAATTTTAAGTTTGGTTATAGAAGAAGTGGAGATGTAAATACCATAAAAAATACGATTAAAAATATGGATATAAAACTAAAAATAACTCCAATTTTAGAAGACAATGAAGGTAGAATTAGTAGCAGCAGAATAAGAGATTTATTACTGAACGGTGACCTGAAAAATGCCTACAAAATTCTTAATAGGCCTTATAGTTTTAATGGAAATGTTGTGAGAGGTAAAGGTATTGGGAAAAGAATAGGATGGCCCACCGCAAATCTTGAAATAGATGGTAGAAAGTTTTTACCAGGAGAAGGAGTCTACGCAGCGTGGACAATTATAGAAAATTCTAATCAGAAAATTCCATCTGTTATGAATCTTGGTTCTCAACCAACAATAAATCCATTATTGCCATCTGCAGTTGAAGTTCATCTCATTAACAAAAATATGAATCTTTATGGTTTGAATTTATCTGTAGAACCAGTTGAAAAGCTGAGATCTCAAATCCAGTTCCAAAATGTAGATCAACTCTCTAATCAAATTAAAGAAGATAGAGATTATGCCCTTAAGGTTTTTAAAAACCATAAAAAATAA
- a CDS encoding TIGR03792 family protein codes for MKINSNFKKRIKSFFFLFFSLFVFLNQINTHITEAIAMDNYKQELVVEELRLKVPAQYKEVWLKTEKKIWEPWLSSQDGFLGRQLFWDKEKEEALILVNWKSKKLWKSIPMSEVNVVQEKFEDNVKTDLNVSENPFELIYEGELNKQV; via the coding sequence ATGAAAATAAATTCTAATTTTAAAAAGAGAATAAAAAGCTTTTTTTTCTTATTTTTCTCTTTATTTGTTTTTCTTAATCAAATTAATACTCATATTACTGAAGCAATCGCAATGGATAACTATAAACAAGAACTTGTCGTAGAAGAATTAAGACTTAAAGTTCCTGCTCAATATAAAGAAGTATGGTTAAAGACTGAAAAAAAAATTTGGGAGCCTTGGTTATCTTCTCAAGATGGTTTTTTGGGGAGACAATTATTTTGGGATAAAGAAAAAGAAGAGGCTTTAATATTGGTAAATTGGAAAAGTAAAAAATTATGGAAAAGCATACCAATGTCAGAAGTAAATGTAGTGCAAGAAAAATTTGAAGATAATGTTAAGACTGATTTAAATGTAAGTGAAAACCCTTTTGAATTGATTTACGAGGGAGAGTTAAATAAGCAAGTATGA
- a CDS encoding thiamine phosphate synthase, whose product MQNSSPKEPEDLRIFQIIDANLDRAREGLRVLEDWSRFGLGENNFVTKIKNFRQILGKNHLEIYKQSRNYNEDKCKGLTHQEQLKRKAPKQIISSNAGRVQEALRVIEEFSRLHNHELSKIASEIRYEIYNLEIDLLNLSKRKKSDEILYKTHLYVITDQKKNLLRIIEDILIAGVKIIQYRFKTGTDKDNLEEAIQIKNLCEKYNSLFIINDRVDIAIASNADGVHLGQEDLDLKTARKLLGYSKIIGISANNENDISNALKEGCDYIGIGPVFETSTKKNKKPLGIEKIKTLTKDLNIPWFAIGGVTTNNISFLKSHGFKKVALVSQIMNSEDPKEDAIMILKDLSNEN is encoded by the coding sequence ATGCAGAATTCAAGCCCAAAAGAACCTGAAGATTTAAGAATTTTTCAAATTATTGATGCAAATCTTGATAGAGCTCGAGAAGGCTTAAGAGTTCTTGAAGATTGGTCAAGATTTGGGTTAGGGGAGAATAATTTTGTAACTAAGATAAAAAATTTTAGACAAATTCTAGGTAAAAATCATTTAGAAATTTATAAACAATCCAGGAATTACAATGAGGACAAATGTAAAGGGTTGACTCATCAAGAGCAACTCAAAAGAAAAGCTCCTAAGCAAATAATAAGTTCCAATGCAGGCAGAGTGCAAGAAGCTTTAAGAGTGATAGAAGAATTCTCAAGACTCCATAATCATGAACTTTCAAAAATCGCTTCAGAAATTAGATATGAAATTTATAATCTAGAGATTGACTTGTTAAATTTAAGCAAACGTAAAAAGTCGGATGAAATATTATACAAAACTCATTTATATGTAATAACAGATCAAAAGAAAAACTTATTAAGAATAATAGAAGATATCTTAATTGCAGGGGTAAAAATTATTCAATATAGATTTAAAACAGGAACTGATAAAGATAATCTTGAAGAAGCGATTCAGATTAAGAATTTATGTGAAAAATATAATTCATTATTCATCATTAACGATAGGGTTGATATAGCTATTGCATCAAATGCAGATGGTGTTCATCTCGGACAAGAAGATTTAGACTTAAAAACTGCAAGAAAATTATTAGGGTATTCAAAAATAATTGGCATAAGCGCAAATAATGAAAATGATATTTCTAACGCTCTTAAAGAAGGTTGTGATTACATAGGAATAGGACCGGTATTTGAAACTTCAACGAAAAAAAACAAAAAACCTTTAGGTATTGAAAAGATCAAAACATTAACAAAAGATTTAAATATTCCTTGGTTTGCTATCGGAGGTGTTACGACAAATAATATTTCATTTTTAAAAAGCCATGGTTTTAAAAAAGTTGCCTTAGTTTCGCAAATAATGAATTCTGAAGATCCGAAAGAAGACGCTATTATGATCTTAAAAGATTTGTCTAATGAAAATTAA
- the thiS gene encoding sulfur carrier protein ThiS: MKIKVNGEEKNIELDQENALLSIVLSSMGYKPNTIVVELNNLIINSIKWGKVKLKDGDNLEIVSIVGGG; this comes from the coding sequence ATGAAAATTAAGGTAAATGGAGAGGAAAAAAATATTGAACTTGATCAAGAAAATGCTCTACTATCTATAGTGCTAAGTTCCATGGGATATAAACCCAACACAATTGTTGTTGAATTAAATAATTTAATTATTAATTCAATAAAATGGGGAAAAGTAAAACTTAAAGATGGAGATAATTTAGAAATCGTTTCAATAGTGGGCGGCGGTTAA
- the trmD gene encoding tRNA (guanosine(37)-N1)-methyltransferase TrmD, translated as MNSFNIDVITLLPKAFELIKNLGVITRALDKNLINVNLHDLREYGEGSYRQVDDKPYGGGAGMVLKPGPIFKAHESINKFPKSKTLLMTPQGKVLKQKDFVRWSTLDQIIIICGQYEGFDERVRCLADEEISIGDYVLSGGEIPALSIINGLTRLLPGTLGDPDSLVNESHNSPLLEHPQYTRPQIFRDMKVPDVLINGNHKEIELWREERMLKRTIKRRKDLIKNEFCDLPIDEYDGDDWLWDL; from the coding sequence ATGAATAGTTTTAATATTGATGTAATTACATTATTACCTAAAGCTTTTGAATTAATTAAGAATTTAGGTGTTATAACAAGAGCTCTAGATAAGAATTTGATTAATGTTAATTTACATGATTTAAGAGAATATGGAGAAGGTTCTTACAGACAAGTAGACGATAAGCCTTATGGCGGAGGAGCAGGAATGGTCTTAAAACCTGGCCCTATTTTTAAAGCGCATGAATCAATTAATAAATTTCCTAAAAGTAAAACTTTATTGATGACCCCACAGGGTAAAGTCTTAAAGCAAAAGGATTTTGTGAGATGGTCAACTTTGGATCAAATAATAATTATTTGTGGTCAATATGAAGGTTTTGATGAAAGGGTTAGATGCTTAGCTGATGAGGAGATATCTATAGGAGATTATGTACTTTCTGGAGGAGAAATTCCTGCGTTGTCAATAATTAACGGTTTGACCAGATTATTGCCAGGAACACTTGGGGATCCAGATTCTTTGGTTAATGAGAGTCATAACTCACCTTTATTAGAGCACCCACAGTATACTAGACCTCAAATTTTTAGGGATATGAAAGTTCCAGATGTTCTCATTAATGGTAATCATAAAGAAATTGAACTTTGGAGAGAAGAGCGGATGTTAAAAAGAACAATTAAAAGAAGAAAAGATCTAATTAAAAATGAATTTTGTGATTTGCCAATCGATGAATATGATGGAGATGATTGGCTCTGGGATTTATAG
- a CDS encoding Bax inhibitor-1/YccA family protein, translating to MPASSNFNQAIREAQTSSIVGPNVVQKALPYVGGGMVLTSLGVLAGVSLIATNPGLFQPLSIVALIAELILFFIATSAANNANNAKALPLLTGFSLLTGFTLSGIVALAIGTIGIGSVGTAALATGITFVIASYTGQRMSDSVGQALSGVVGLGLIGLLIAMFFQLIGGFFAPSVFGGSGLELIIAGFGTVLFVAMSFVDFYTMPRRYNDDQYLAGALGMYLTYINLFVFILRLMIALQGGGRRD from the coding sequence ATGCCAGCAAGTAGTAATTTTAATCAAGCTATTCGTGAAGCACAAACTAGTTCAATTGTTGGACCTAATGTTGTTCAAAAAGCTCTACCATATGTTGGTGGAGGTATGGTTCTAACTTCTTTAGGCGTTTTAGCAGGTGTTTCACTCATAGCAACAAATCCTGGACTTTTCCAGCCTCTCTCAATAGTTGCTTTAATTGCAGAATTGATTTTGTTTTTTATAGCAACAAGCGCTGCGAATAATGCAAATAACGCAAAGGCCTTGCCTTTACTTACAGGCTTTAGTTTACTAACCGGATTCACCTTAAGCGGAATAGTTGCTTTAGCAATAGGAACAATAGGTATCGGTTCAGTTGGGACTGCAGCATTAGCTACGGGTATAACTTTTGTGATTGCCTCATACACTGGCCAAAGAATGAGCGATAGTGTTGGTCAAGCATTAAGTGGAGTTGTTGGCCTCGGTCTAATAGGTCTGCTCATAGCAATGTTTTTCCAATTAATTGGAGGATTCTTTGCTCCAAGTGTTTTTGGAGGCTCAGGACTTGAATTGATAATTGCAGGATTTGGAACTGTCTTATTTGTTGCAATGTCTTTTGTAGATTTCTATACAATGCCAAGAAGATATAATGATGATCAATACCTGGCAGGGGCTTTAGGTATGTATCTAACTTATATAAACCTTTTCGTCTTTATATTGAGATTAATGATTGCACTTCAAGGCGGAGGAAGAAGAGACTAA
- the ispF gene encoding 2-C-methyl-D-erythritol 2,4-cyclodiphosphate synthase translates to MNDFTPKFRIGNGYDIHRLVTGRKLIIGGVNLKHPDNLGLDGHSDADVLTHSIMDALLGALSLGDIGKYFPPSDDKWKDVDSLILLSKVIDLVRKQGWEINNIDSVLVAERPKIKPFVEIMKKNLSNTLKIDNSFIGIKATTNEKLGPEGREEGISCHSVVLLEKKE, encoded by the coding sequence ATGAACGATTTCACTCCAAAATTTAGAATTGGTAATGGATATGATATTCATAGATTAGTAACAGGAAGAAAACTTATTATAGGTGGAGTTAATTTAAAACATCCGGATAATTTGGGGTTAGATGGTCATAGTGATGCAGATGTGTTAACTCATTCAATAATGGATGCATTATTAGGAGCATTGTCTCTAGGAGACATAGGAAAATATTTTCCTCCTTCAGATGACAAATGGAAAGATGTAGATAGTCTAATTTTGTTATCGAAGGTTATTGATTTAGTTAGAAAGCAAGGTTGGGAAATAAATAATATTGATAGCGTTCTTGTTGCTGAAAGACCAAAAATTAAACCATTTGTTGAAATAATGAAAAAAAATCTCTCTAATACTCTAAAAATAGATAATAGTTTTATTGGAATAAAAGCAACTACGAATGAAAAGTTAGGACCAGAAGGTAGAGAAGAAGGAATAAGTTGTCACTCTGTAGTTTTACTCGAGAAAAAAGAATGA
- the era gene encoding GTPase Era: MANYRSGFVTLLGRPNVGKSTLINKLIGEKITITSPIAQTTRNKLKGILTTKNGQIIFVDTPGVHKPHHRLGEILVKNAKSAINGVDMVIVVVDSSEEPGRGDEYIMNFLVANQTEFIVALNKWDLVNEEFRKLRLDQYRKFFGINRNFQILSASQGEGCSELVNMLLTFLPEGPKLYDEDMICDQPLDNLLSDLVREQVLINTREEVPHSVAVRIEKIEEMKRKNGKSFTAILATIIVERSTQKGILIGKKGSMLKIIGQSARSNMSKLINGPVYLELFVKVVPNWRKKESRLLEFGYEEDF, from the coding sequence TTGGCCAATTATAGATCTGGATTTGTAACTTTACTAGGAAGGCCAAACGTAGGTAAATCTACTTTAATAAATAAGTTGATTGGAGAAAAAATAACAATTACTTCTCCAATAGCGCAAACTACTAGAAATAAATTAAAAGGAATACTTACTACAAAAAATGGGCAAATAATTTTTGTAGATACACCAGGTGTTCATAAACCTCATCATCGCCTTGGAGAAATATTAGTAAAAAATGCAAAATCAGCAATTAATGGGGTTGATATGGTTATTGTTGTTGTTGATTCAAGTGAAGAGCCTGGTAGAGGTGATGAATATATAATGAACTTTTTAGTCGCAAATCAAACTGAATTTATTGTTGCATTAAATAAGTGGGATTTGGTAAATGAAGAATTCAGGAAGTTACGATTAGATCAATATAGAAAATTTTTTGGAATTAATAGAAATTTTCAAATTTTAAGTGCCTCTCAAGGAGAAGGATGTTCTGAATTAGTCAATATGCTACTTACTTTTCTTCCAGAGGGACCAAAACTTTATGATGAAGATATGATATGCGACCAACCATTAGATAATTTATTATCTGATTTAGTAAGAGAGCAGGTATTAATAAATACAAGAGAAGAAGTACCTCATAGTGTTGCAGTAAGAATTGAGAAGATAGAGGAAATGAAAAGAAAAAATGGCAAAAGTTTTACGGCTATTTTGGCCACTATTATTGTTGAAAGATCAACACAAAAAGGAATTCTAATTGGAAAGAAAGGCTCAATGTTAAAAATTATTGGTCAGTCAGCAAGATCAAATATGTCAAAATTAATTAATGGCCCAGTTTACTTGGAGTTGTTTGTGAAAGTTGTTCCAAATTGGAGAAAAAAAGAATCAAGGCTACTTGAGTTTGGTTATGAGGAAGATTTCTAG
- the larB gene encoding nickel pincer cofactor biosynthesis protein LarB produces the protein MNLDIRFDFQRRERLGLIEAIWGQDKSIDQLKRLSENVLSKNEVVFITRINSEKAIDLLDFYDDARFYEEAKCLIIGKNLNKLNTNKKVAIISGGSSDLPVTLEAQLALEIYGVNCQSFIDVGVAGLHRLISQLEEINKYDVLIVCAGMEGALATVVGGLLAQPIIAVPVSVGYGVSKNGETALNSMLSSCSPGVAVMNIDNGYGAAMAALRIIKSIS, from the coding sequence ATGAATTTAGATATTAGGTTTGATTTTCAAAGAAGGGAAAGGCTTGGACTCATTGAAGCAATTTGGGGACAAGATAAGAGTATCGATCAATTAAAGAGATTATCTGAAAATGTATTAAGTAAAAATGAGGTTGTTTTCATTACTAGGATTAATAGTGAAAAAGCTATTGATCTTTTAGATTTTTATGATGATGCACGATTCTATGAAGAAGCAAAATGCCTGATAATTGGCAAAAATCTAAATAAACTTAATACAAATAAAAAAGTTGCCATAATTTCAGGCGGTTCTAGTGATTTGCCTGTAACACTTGAAGCTCAATTAGCGCTTGAAATCTATGGAGTTAATTGTCAATCTTTTATAGATGTTGGAGTGGCAGGACTTCATCGATTAATTAGTCAGTTAGAAGAAATCAATAAATACGATGTATTAATAGTTTGTGCTGGGATGGAAGGAGCTTTAGCAACTGTGGTGGGAGGATTGTTGGCGCAACCAATAATCGCAGTACCAGTCTCAGTCGGATACGGCGTTAGCAAGAATGGAGAAACTGCTTTAAATAGTATGTTGTCAAGTTGTTCTCCAGGCGTTGCAGTTATGAATATAGATAATGGTTACGGAGCAGCAATGGCAGCTCTAAGGATTATTAAAAGTATTTCGTAA
- the ffh gene encoding signal recognition particle protein — protein MFDELSSRFEDAVKGLRGEAKISENNINDALKEVKRALLDADVSLSVVKEFISDVKDKAIGEEVVRGVNPGQKFIEVVNKELINIMGNENSPLNENQSSPTVILMAGLQGAGKTTATGKLGLYLKEKDKKVLLVAADIYRPAAVEQLKTLGSQYDLEVFSAKEKNSKPEEITKDALNYANENNFNSIIIDTAGRLQIDDSMMSEMVRIKEVSNPDEVLLVVDSMIGQEAADLTKSFHEKVGISGAILTKLDGDSRGGAALSIRKISGKPIKFIGVGEKIEALQPFHPERMASRILGMGDVLTLVEKAQKEVELADAEVMQKKLQEATFDFNDFVKQMRLIKRMGSLGGLIKLIPGMNKIDDGMIKDGEYQLKKIESMISSMTLEEKQKPEVLAAQPSRRQRIAQGSGYEAKDVDKVLADFQRMRGFMKQMSNGGMPGMGGMPGMGGMPGMGGMPGMGGMPGMGGMSGMSSNKPMKKQKNNKKKKGFADL, from the coding sequence ATGTTTGATGAACTCTCATCACGCTTTGAAGACGCAGTAAAAGGTTTAAGAGGCGAGGCAAAAATTAGTGAAAACAATATAAATGATGCCTTGAAGGAAGTTAAACGAGCATTATTAGATGCCGATGTTAGTTTATCTGTAGTAAAAGAGTTTATATCAGATGTAAAAGATAAAGCTATTGGAGAAGAAGTGGTTAGGGGTGTAAACCCAGGTCAAAAATTTATAGAAGTTGTTAATAAAGAATTGATTAATATTATGGGGAATGAAAATTCTCCATTAAATGAAAATCAAAGTAGTCCTACTGTAATTTTAATGGCTGGACTTCAGGGAGCTGGTAAAACAACTGCGACAGGAAAATTGGGCCTTTATCTGAAGGAAAAAGATAAAAAAGTTCTTTTGGTGGCTGCAGATATTTATCGACCAGCAGCTGTAGAGCAACTTAAAACATTGGGCAGTCAATATGATTTAGAAGTTTTTTCGGCGAAAGAAAAAAATAGCAAACCAGAGGAAATAACAAAGGATGCATTGAATTATGCGAATGAAAATAATTTTAACTCGATCATTATTGACACTGCAGGAAGATTGCAAATAGATGATTCAATGATGAGTGAAATGGTTCGGATAAAAGAAGTTTCTAATCCTGATGAGGTTTTGCTTGTTGTTGATTCTATGATTGGGCAAGAAGCTGCTGACTTGACAAAGTCATTTCATGAAAAAGTAGGTATTTCAGGAGCGATATTAACAAAGTTGGATGGAGACTCAAGAGGAGGCGCAGCTTTATCAATAAGAAAAATAAGTGGTAAACCAATTAAATTTATTGGTGTAGGCGAAAAAATAGAGGCACTGCAACCATTCCATCCAGAAAGAATGGCCAGCAGAATTTTAGGAATGGGCGATGTATTGACATTAGTAGAAAAAGCCCAAAAAGAAGTTGAGCTTGCTGATGCTGAAGTAATGCAAAAGAAACTCCAAGAAGCAACTTTTGATTTTAATGATTTTGTTAAGCAAATGAGATTAATTAAAAGGATGGGTTCACTTGGTGGATTGATAAAGTTAATACCTGGAATGAATAAAATAGACGATGGGATGATAAAAGATGGTGAATATCAACTTAAGAAAATAGAATCTATGATCTCCTCTATGACTCTTGAGGAGAAACAAAAACCTGAGGTTCTTGCTGCTCAACCTTCAAGAAGACAAAGGATCGCTCAGGGTAGTGGATATGAAGCAAAAGATGTAGATAAAGTATTGGCTGATTTTCAAAGAATGAGAGGTTTCATGAAACAAATGTCGAATGGAGGAATGCCAGGAATGGGAGGAATGCCAGGAATGGGAGGAATGCCAGGAATGGGAGGAATGCCAGGAATGGGAGGAATGCCAGGAATGGGAGGAATGTCAGGAATGAGTAGTAACAAACCGATGAAAAAACAAAAAAATAATAAAAAGAAAAAAGGGTTTGCTGATTTATAG
- a CDS encoding PhoH family protein: protein MKEVSKTGHFTIDLPSSDAATALSGPGNSFLKKFESLTGVSLTIRGLQLEMNGVISKIERASALVELTRPIWEQGLEVPEVDLKAALSSLNMGESSSHAELGKKVLARSKEGRYLRPRTIRQKEYVESIETFDLTFAIGPAGTGKTFLATVCAARLLNEKKIEKIVLTRPAVEAGESLGFLPGDLQQKVDPYLRPLFDSLHSIFGLDRTNSLIDKGIIEVAPLAFMRGRTLDNSLVILDEAQNTTCSQMRMFLTRLGERSKMVVNGDITQIDLKRDQESGLIEASRIFSETEGIKFCYLTVEDVVRHPLVQKIIEAYQ, encoded by the coding sequence ATGAAGGAAGTTTCCAAAACTGGTCACTTCACAATTGATTTGCCAAGCTCTGATGCTGCTACAGCATTATCTGGGCCTGGAAATTCTTTCTTGAAAAAGTTTGAGTCTCTAACAGGAGTTTCTTTAACTATAAGAGGCTTACAACTTGAGATGAATGGAGTTATATCTAAGATTGAGAGGGCATCAGCATTAGTAGAGCTGACAAGACCAATTTGGGAACAAGGGCTAGAAGTCCCAGAGGTAGATCTTAAAGCCGCTTTAAGTTCTTTAAATATGGGAGAGTCCTCTTCACATGCTGAACTTGGGAAAAAAGTTCTTGCGCGTTCCAAGGAGGGAAGATATTTAAGACCAAGAACTATAAGACAAAAAGAATATGTTGAATCAATTGAAACCTTTGATCTTACGTTCGCAATTGGTCCAGCTGGAACTGGTAAGACATTTTTGGCAACTGTTTGCGCAGCAAGACTATTGAACGAGAAAAAAATAGAAAAAATTGTTTTAACAAGACCAGCCGTAGAAGCTGGTGAAAGTTTGGGATTTCTTCCTGGAGATTTGCAACAAAAAGTAGATCCATATTTAAGACCCCTATTTGATTCTTTGCATAGTATTTTCGGACTTGATAGAACAAATTCGTTAATAGATAAAGGAATTATTGAAGTTGCTCCTTTAGCATTTATGAGAGGCAGAACCTTGGATAACTCTTTGGTAATTTTAGATGAAGCACAAAATACAACTTGCTCTCAAATGAGAATGTTTTTAACCAGATTAGGTGAGAGATCAAAAATGGTTGTAAACGGAGATATTACTCAAATTGATTTAAAAAGAGATCAGGAAAGTGGCCTCATCGAAGCATCAAGAATTTTCTCTGAGACTGAAGGTATAAAATTTTGTTACTTAACTGTTGAAGATGTAGTTCGTCATCCTTTAGTTCAGAAAATTATTGAGGCTTATCAATAA
- the rpsP gene encoding 30S ribosomal protein S16 — MIKLRLKRFGKKKEASFRIVACNSTSRRDGRPLQELGFYNPRTKETRLNTEALRIRLTQGAQPTDVVRNLLEKGGLLEKKERPSIAIGKAKLEKEKVAKAKIKNEENDSSKAESDSNEAES, encoded by the coding sequence ATGATTAAGTTGCGCCTTAAGCGCTTTGGAAAGAAAAAAGAAGCAAGTTTCAGAATTGTTGCATGCAATAGTACTTCCAGAAGAGATGGTAGACCTCTACAAGAGCTAGGTTTTTATAATCCAAGAACTAAGGAAACTAGGCTTAATACGGAAGCTTTGAGGATAAGACTTACTCAGGGTGCGCAGCCAACTGATGTCGTGAGGAATTTGTTAGAAAAGGGAGGGTTATTAGAAAAAAAAGAAAGACCCTCAATTGCAATAGGTAAAGCAAAGTTAGAGAAGGAAAAAGTAGCTAAAGCTAAGATCAAAAACGAAGAAAATGATAGTAGTAAAGCTGAAAGCGATAGTAATGAAGCTGAAAGCTAG